In Eriocheir sinensis breed Jianghai 21 unplaced genomic scaffold, ASM2467909v1 Scaffold1164, whole genome shotgun sequence, the sequence taacatacactcccaggtctttctctgcctctgtggtggatagtggagtgtttcccatgtggtattggtgtgctggatatcctctcccaaggtgcaggactttacattttcttaattgaattatagcagacactttgttccactcctgtagcttggtgaggtcttctggtaggaaatccatagTCAAGGGTTAAACATAGTAATGTAATGCCATTTTCTTGCATGGGATGTGCATTAATATTGTGTAACCCTAATGTGAAATTAGTCATGTTTGACAAGTCATGTTTGGTTGTTGTTCAGCAGTACAGTGATCAGGATCCTCAAGCACACCAAGCACTGGGTTTTGggagtgtatttttcttttacaattcTTTGCCGAACTGAAGGGCTTGCTCAACAGTTATTTAGCAAGACTGAATTAGTTTCCATTCTTGTCTCCAGTATACTGATGGACACAAAGAGGTGAAGCTTGTGGTTGTTGcagcatctttttcttctttctacaaacactgtttttcaactttcttctgcAGAGCCCATCCAGCGCTGGGCCCGGCCACTGCAAGCCTTGTTGGGTCAATGTGGGAAATCAGCCAAGGTGGAGTTTGAGTCGGTCGGCCTCAACCATGAGGGTGCGCATGGAGTCATTGTCATGTTCCGTTGATAACCTCCTAATTGATTCATGTTGGTTGATGTTTCACTCTGATATTGCAGTAAATATTTAGTTGTATCATTGTGCATCATCTGGATAACCCCAAAGTGTTCCTAAGGTATAATGATTGAATGTTTTGACAAGAATATGAACATTCACTCTTAGTTAGTAAGAAACTGTGTATGTGAGGTATTTgtttccatgttatttttttttattctgattattTCCTCACTCTCAGGCTGTGTGAGCGGCAGGCTGGCCGTGAGCCTTCCTGGGAGTGCTGGGCGGCCTGGTGCCCCGGCTGAAGGCAAGCAGCCTCCTGAGACACCCAAAGACTGGCTGACACAAGATCTTGTGCTGGTACTGGTGTCTGAAGGCTGTGCAGTGGTGCGGACACAGGCTCAGAGTGCCCAGGTGGACCAAGATGCTGGTAAGTGTTGCAGCTGACAGATTACTGACAAGGGAACAGgcagggaatataaacaaaacagacaTGGTAGTTATAAGTGTGGCCAGTGtcgcctcttcttattctttataaaTGTTTCCAAGGTTGCCGCCTGCCTGGGAGCAGACTCACAGAGGTCAGCGCAGGGCAGCAGGACAGCGCCCTCAGCAGTGACGATGAGTCTCTCCATGAAGGCTTCACAGCAGCAGGCCACCGTCGCCCGAGCATCCCGAGGAACACTTCAATGTCCAGGTGAGAAGCCTTGAGCTTTTTTGGAAATTATCCTTGGGAAAACTTATGGTATAAAGcatctttaacccgtccgctgcgatgggCATGTATTTGGTTTCATTGGTACCATGAAAACATgtactaccaggtctttctctggctctgtggtggatagtggagtgtttcccatgtggtattggtgtgctggatattccctcccaaggtgcaggactttatatttttcttcattattgtagcagctactttttgttccattcctgttgccattttttcattattgaaGAAGCAacattttgttccattcctgtagcttggtgaggtcttctggtaggaaatttgcagtcaaggggttaaagatgcatatttttaatcaaaactgatattgaaaatcctcttgcattctctaaaaagcAAAGTCAGCTCAGGATTTTCTCCAACAGACTCTTTTGTAAGGTCCAGTCCTTGTTAGTGACTGCCGGTGAGAGGCAACACTTGGGCAGGGGGTGAAGcttggggtgatgatgatgattgttgcaggtgtgaggatgtcaagcCACCACAAGCCAGGAGGGAAGTGGCTGCTGGGGCCAAGACAGCAGGTGAAGCAGAACCCTTAAGCCTCAGGTCTTCACCCCTGGACGAAGGAGGTGTTTCTTGGCGGCCAAACTCGGGAGACTCACCAGAAAAGACCTTGGTAGATGATGCAAGTTTTGCTCGCTGGAGACCACAAGAGTATTCACCCGTGCCTCATATTGTGGGCGAGGAGAGCAGCCTGCACCATCTCCCAAGAGGTATGTTTAACAGTGAGGCATGCACACAGGCAGGAAGCAGCACTACAGTCACCAGGAGACATTTTACATAAAACTGGCTAcaaaatactgctgctgctggccaGAATGGAGATCAGGTTCAGCAGGATCCCAGCAAGgtgctctctttacttctttgtgtGATTTTGAAAACACTTCAGCAGCCAAGGGGAACGCTCAAGAGAAAGTGTCATATCtatgcaaaccttcctgcaggggTGAGCTGAAAGGTGAAAAATGTAGTTACCACGACTCCTTGGAGAAGAGAGACACCATTAGTAGTTTGGTTGGTGAGAAAAGCTTCACCAGTCATGCTGCTTGTACAGGGGAGAAGACTTCAGTGTTGTCCTCCAGGCCTCTTTGCAGCGGGTACTCTAGATCAAGCAGCAGACCAAgtgtcttgcatgtgtgtgtgtgtgtgtgtgtgtgtgtgtgtgtgtggttttgtgtgtgtgtgtgtgtgtgtgtgtgtgtgtgtgtatttacctagttgtgaaataccgtactaggctcgtgctgtcccatctccataatgcttattatccagtttggctttaaattcatgaatcgtttttgcacacacagtctccttgtcagtccgttccatgttgttatacttctgtatggaaaactgtatttcttgtcatttcttatcactgcctcttgtcacacttctgtcacgtaccactaggtcttccctgtccaatttctccaatccctcttgtatcctgtacaatgctattaggtcccctctctctcttcttctctctagttttgttagtcccaatttctccagtctttcttcataggtatgttctctcagagtttccggtaatttagtcgctgctctttgtactctttccaactttctaatttctgtcTTCAacataggtgaccacactaatgctgcatattccagtcttggacgtatcatcgatgttattagtttctttaccatttcttcatctaaatatattaatgctgcttttatgtttctaagaggattgtatgtttccccagttatccggtctatatgttttccaaaggataacttgtctgttatgatcactcccaaatcttttcttcagttttttttcatgattctttcattactcagagagtagttccccgatattcatctactgctcttaccaaactccattacgctacacttctctgtattgaatgtcatttcccatttgcatgaccattcgcttattatatcaagatcttggctcagggctacacagtcttcttcattatttcagcatcttcagcaaacatattcatatagcttgtcgccCCTTCTgttatgtcattaatatatattacaaacataatcggagccaacaccgatccttgggggactccactggtcacttccatccagcttgatttattattcctaattactgttctcatttctctcttcgtcaaaaagtccacaatccaatccaatattgaaccacccacacctccaacatgattaagtttccatattaatcgcttgtgtggtactttatcacatgccttctttaagtccagatacacacaatctgcccaaccatCTCTTTCCTGtactatatcaattactcttgaatagaagctgatcagattagttacacaagaccgtcctcctctgaatccaaattggctatttgttaatgtactgttttcttctaaatactccacccatctgtttttttataattttctcacacatctttgctactacacttgttaatgacactggcctatagttcaacgggtcttccttacttcctcctttatgtattgggacgatgttagccctcttccagtctctcggtaccttcccttgtgctaatgagacattaatcaagtgtgtgtgtgtgtgtgtgtgtgtttgtgtgtttgtgtgtttgtgtgtgtgtgtgtgtgagtgtggtttCAATGGGttcatgtacattttttttaggctgtgtgtgtatgtatgttattGACaagaactaatctctctctctctctctctctctctctctctctctctctctctctctctctctctctctctctctctctctctctctctctctctctctctctctctctctctctctctctctctctctctctctctctctctctccaggaatgCACTAATCAATGCTCTCCTGtgcttggaagagagagagagagagaaagagagagagaggttgattcccctcccaccccctctatctatctatctatctgtgtgtgtgtgtgtgtgtgtgtgtgtgtgggtgtgtgtgtgtgtgtgtataatcctACCCCAAGGAAAGCCAAAATATTCAGGGATATGACCcgtggaaatgcctaaaactcctatgaaagccataTCAAATCTGTgtgtttaggttcacggtacagaggaagggttaaactaccaccagggtcacaaaactacccctggaaatgccaaaaactcctaggaaagcctcgtcaatacatatgtgtgtgtgtgtgtgtgacaatgttTGATAATATGAGCAGGCCCCATCACCAGACCCCAGACGATGCAGGATCTTGCAGCAGTCTTTGAAGGTGGTGTGCCCGGTGCCTTACGTCTGGTGATGAATATTCCAAGGGCACAGTAGTCTAGGAAGTCTTGCTGCGTTGCTCTAATCCCTGGGAAACTAATTACAACTGGAGATTTTGTGGCCTCCTTGTAGTCGATGAGCGTAATGACGACTCCCTCGTTTGTTATATTACCCTCGGCATAGCCAAAGGCACAGTCGCAGGCCATGTAACTATAATGGGTGGACATAGCATTGTTACAACACCAGTTTTTATTGCCTTGATCTAGTCTTCGGGTGTATAGACAACTCCCTTAGTTAGTTTACCCTGAATGTTAGTGAAGGCAGAATTGTGGGCCGTGTACCGGGACCAGGTAGACATGGCTCCTGCTGGCTCTTGCCTGGGGAGAGgcgaggcgcacaggtttatCCATGGCCCTATAGCATCTCCCTTGAAACCACCTTACTGTATTAATATCTGGGGCTATTACCATGTGGTTGGACCTCAGTGATGACAATAGTTAAAGACCGTCAGATggcagtgaaaagtttgacgCCACGTAAAACTCCAAGTGTATGATAACAAGTCTTTTGCCTAAActcacaggtaaacaaacaataCCAAGGACATTGAGACTATCGCCGGTCACGCCACAAAGGTCTGGGTCAGAGGCTCGAAGGCTCTAGCAACCTCCATGCAACGCTTATTTTAAAGCCATGTACGTCTTCTGACAACACATCAACTGCAGCGCTGATGTTGTCGGCAAAGGAAGCTTTCAAAGGACCCAATTCTACTCTTAAGTGCCATAATGTTAGGCTGACTGCACCAGACTCTATTAAGGTACTATCGTCAGGCCCAATTGCAGTCTCATTTTCTTTGAAGGCCTGGTTGGGTTCCTACCCCGGGTCAGTTTTGGGAGTGCATTCGGCTTCCCCAGAACGCAAACCCTTTCCATGCCCACCTGGCCGCTGCTTCTTCAATTTTgtcccagagaaacactcatcagtACCATGACTATTAGTGCCGTGAACGACAGTACTTGCCAGTGTTGTTACCCGCGGCACGGCTTGAGGAATGGACGGCACAGCGTTTCCAAACTCCTGCGTGTCCCCCTTTGCACTCTGCCTTCGGATCTCCCTGGCGTTTTTACAATAGTCAGCGACGTGACTGTTTCGCTTACAATAGGAACAGTTGAATTTAGGCTTTCCGGTGACAGATGCAACCACGGATGAAGTAGAAGCGCTACCATTatcaattttatcattattctgcTCCATATCAGCTACAGCGGGACACCCTGCTCCTTTCTCTTCAGCTTTGGTCTTGAGTTTGAGCAGGAAATCATGTAGTTGGTCATCGGGGTTGAAGACAAGAGATAAGGAACTCCTTCCACACTGGCCTTCCTTACATTCCTGTCTAGTATATATTAGTGCCTTTCATCGCTCGGCCTCGCTACCCGGTACTGGAATCATTTTAGATATCAAAGGTGTTAGGCATTCACATTTATTCCAGTCAGAGGATATGTGGAAATTTTACTGGCTTGACCTGGGGTAGTTTACTGACTGGCCCTGGTGGTAACGTGATCCTTTTTTTGTGCCAAGAACTTATTACAGTTGATGAGAGGAGCGGAAACGTCTGAGAGCACTGACCTAAGCTTATATTGAGTTATGGTGCCCCTGTTAGTCAGTCAGCTAGTTATTTACTTCATCCATTAGTTAGTTTATTAGTTCATTGAGTCATTAGTTAGTAAGCAGTCATCACACGTAGTTAATCAGTTAGTTCATTCACTAGTTAGttatatataggtgtgtgtgtgaaggcagtGCTGTGATTATTAAATTATTTAGGCCGGCACGTGACAGCAGAGGTCATAATAATCCACATAATAATAATCTTTCTGTAGATATTCTCATCAATAATTTTCTCataattttgttgattttttcctCTTGTCAACAAGGGTCTATACTGTACATTATGGGGTGGGCCAGACTGTGGTGACTCTTCCCTCCTgctgttcatcttcttcttcctccttcaagtcttccttcctccattcttcctcaatCTCAACACCTTTTCCCTTCACgtatgttttctctcctccctaaaATTCTCTCGTCTTCCTCAGTATCCATATcgtctcctcccttttatctctcctcctcctcctcttttcactctaGACATCCTTtgatctctctttccctccatcatcctctccttttcctcctccctttcctctcccttgaattcatccctccctccttctctctctttgcattcttccttttgctcagaatctctctctctctctctctctctctctctctctctctctctctccacctataaTCCTTGCCTAGGTTCAataatttctctccctttcgtcaGCCAAAAAAATCCTTCCCGCactaatttttcctccttaccttcctccctccatggctttcattcttcttcctcctcctcctccctcctctttcgtcgtcttcctcctccatctctgctCTTCctttatgtatattaatttttcctccttcctgtcgttccttctctccgtttcctccaaacatcatctttctctcctcctcctcctttctcttacctccctctcattttgtcctctcttcctcgtatGGTAGTCTGTCTCCATATATATCGGTTCCATGTTATTTCAGTCACTCAGTTCCTCCTCAGTGCGTAATGTTCATACGAGGCGTCTGGCCAAGATAGGGTTTAAGTGACTTGTTCTCGAGTATACTAAGGGTCAATTTCTTCCCCCAGAACACTTATAAATAAGACTCCTGACCCCTTGCCTTTACCATATACAAGGTCTCTAATGCCTATCTTAGTTGGATGTCTTGTAGTTTTTGTAATCTTTGCTTTGGCTGACATAGATTTCACCTTCTCTGTTCTGTTTTTgtagacttgtgtgtgtgtgttgctcaggCTTCATCTTAGTTGGATGTCTTGTAGTTTTTGTAATCTTTGCTTTGGCTGACATAGATTTCACCTTCTCTGTTCTGTTTTTgtagacttgtgtgtgtgtgttgctcaggCTTCTCCCATTGATATATTTGTTTCATTtgctgttttgtttattatttagaaCTTTGTTTAAACGTCTATTCTCTCATTTTGACTCCtgtcttttgctctctctctgaGTTCACTTTttctcatgtttctctctctcccctaacagTATCTTTCTCATTCTGActtctctcttttgttctctctccttcaatctcttctcctcctctcaacttttccttcttttgactcccttatatatatatatatatatatatatatatatatatatatatatatatatatatatatatatatatatatatatatatatatatatatgaaaaattgtGCGTTTTTTTGCCCATTTTGGCAAAAAAGTGCAAAAAGTAAGCCATTTTTATGGCTTAAGTCCATTTTACTTAAAAGACTCTCCGGAGATAAACTGCTTTGGTGtctgcaaaataataataataaaattttttGGCAATTATTTATTTCATAAATACAGCTTTAAACACATCACAAGAGAGCACATTTCCTTCAATATGAGGCTGATTCTGCATGAACCTGAcaccttgttctttcttcttccagagtGTGCGGTGTGTCGCTTGCAGAGACAGCGCAGGCGGACCAAGACGCCCGAACCTTCAGGAGATGTTCGTTCAGCCGTTCGATTCTGCCGAGGGAAAGAAGACAtgttagtcaactctgatgacttgtacATCTCTGTGGACTCTACTCTGCTAGGGACTGTTTTGTAAGCCAGTCACGGAAGATGTGAACTGAatctgtactatgaagtcttataaaTAAAGTTATGGGCCAAACCTATGACTTTATCTCAACCATAAATACAATCTGGCTATCTCCGGACGCTTTTAGAGGTAAAATGGACTTAGGTGCATTTTTCAAGCATTAACAGCAATTTTGGTGCATTTTTCAAGCATTAACAgcaattttttgtcattttcaagCTATTTTTAAGCCATAAACTGATATTTTGAACATTTTAAAAGCTAATTCTATTTATATTAAAGGGAGAAACAATTTTTAAACGGCATAAAACTACTTGTATAAAGTAAATATAGATTAATACGAGGGAATAAACATGAGAAATACTAGAGAAGACAAAGGGAACTTAAAGAGAATGACAAGAGATTGCATACATAAAGAGCTCAAAAGTTATAGGAAAAGCAATGAAAGTTAAGAGAA encodes:
- the LOC126989415 gene encoding uncharacterized protein LOC126989415 translates to MLFFFILIISSLSGCVSGRLAVSLPGSAGRPGAPAEGKQPPETPKDWLTQDLVLVLVSEGCAVVRTQAQSAQVDQDAGCRLPGSRLTEVSAGQQDSALSSDDESLHEGFTAAGHRRPSIPRNTSMSRCEDVKPPQARREVAAGAKTAGEAEPLSLRSSPLDEGGVSWRPNSGDSPEKTLVDDASFARWRPQEYSPVPHIVGEESSLHHLPRECAVCRLQRQRRRTKTPEPSGDVRSAVRFCRGKEDMLVNSDDLYISVDSTLLGTVL